From Endozoicomonas sp. 8E, the proteins below share one genomic window:
- a CDS encoding N-6 DNA methylase, with protein sequence MTSDNIVQKLWNLCDVLRDDGINYSDYVTELVLLLFIKMVHENTEAGTLERHPLPEGCRWIDLNNKSGINLMNDYRQILLTLSTGKRTVADADDPGKTTEIRVHHDPLITAIYADAQTRLREPRHLEQLIKSLDRINWFDAQKDGLGNLYEGLLQKNANETKSGAGQYFTPRPLIDSMVRCIKPQSGELVQDPAAGTAGFLIAADRYIKEQTDDLFDLTPAQQRFQKNDAFVGIELVPSTRRLALMNCLLHGMEGDDEGVVHLGNALGQVGTEVSAADIILANPPFGTSKGGEASITRTDLTYPTSNKQLAFLQHIYRNLKPGGRAAVVLPDNVLFEAGVGTEIRRDLMNKCNLHTILRLPTGIFYAQGVKTNVLFFTKGSTADPRATENCTENVWVYDLRTNMPSFGKRTPFGSTHLAPFEKVYGDNPDGSSPRTEGDYSFNADKIDQVATTGENDGVSDKLAHSRWRSFSRQWVSEHKSDSLDISWLKDADSIDAANLPEPGVLAGEAMSELVQALGELDSLMRELGEGDVADGQKALLAEVMSGINQ encoded by the coding sequence ATGACCAGCGATAATATCGTCCAGAAGCTCTGGAACCTCTGTGATGTCCTGCGGGATGATGGCATTAATTACTCGGACTACGTCACCGAGCTGGTCCTGCTGCTATTTATAAAGATGGTTCATGAGAATACCGAAGCCGGTACGCTGGAACGCCACCCGTTGCCAGAAGGTTGCCGCTGGATCGATCTGAACAATAAATCCGGCATCAATCTGATGAACGACTACCGTCAGATTCTGCTGACCCTCTCCACAGGAAAGCGCACCGTAGCCGATGCCGATGACCCCGGCAAAACCACCGAGATACGGGTTCATCATGATCCATTAATTACTGCCATCTATGCCGATGCCCAGACTCGTCTGCGAGAGCCTCGCCATCTGGAGCAGTTGATTAAATCCCTTGATCGGATCAACTGGTTTGATGCCCAAAAAGACGGTCTCGGTAATCTCTATGAAGGATTGTTACAGAAAAACGCCAATGAAACCAAATCCGGTGCAGGCCAGTACTTTACCCCTCGCCCGCTGATTGACTCTATGGTTCGTTGCATCAAGCCTCAGTCCGGTGAACTGGTTCAGGACCCGGCAGCAGGCACCGCTGGCTTTTTGATTGCCGCTGACCGTTACATCAAGGAACAGACCGACGATCTGTTTGACCTTACGCCAGCCCAACAGCGCTTCCAGAAAAATGATGCCTTTGTCGGTATCGAACTGGTGCCCTCCACCCGTCGACTGGCACTGATGAACTGTCTTTTGCACGGAATGGAAGGGGATGACGAAGGTGTCGTACATCTGGGCAACGCCCTTGGTCAGGTAGGTACGGAAGTTAGCGCGGCGGATATTATTCTTGCCAATCCACCCTTTGGTACCAGCAAGGGCGGCGAAGCTTCCATTACCCGCACCGACCTCACCTACCCGACCAGCAATAAACAACTGGCTTTCCTACAGCATATTTATCGCAACCTAAAACCCGGTGGCCGTGCGGCTGTAGTGTTGCCAGATAACGTGCTGTTTGAAGCAGGCGTGGGTACAGAGATTCGCCGTGATTTGATGAACAAATGCAACCTGCACACCATCCTACGACTACCGACGGGTATTTTTTACGCTCAGGGCGTAAAGACCAATGTGCTGTTCTTTACCAAAGGCAGTACTGCTGATCCACGAGCCACTGAGAACTGCACCGAGAATGTCTGGGTTTACGATCTGCGGACCAATATGCCCAGCTTTGGCAAGCGAACTCCCTTTGGCTCAACACATTTGGCACCGTTTGAAAAGGTTTACGGTGACAATCCCGATGGCAGCAGCCCGCGTACCGAAGGCGATTACAGTTTCAATGCTGATAAGATCGACCAGGTGGCGACAACGGGTGAAAACGATGGGGTTAGCGATAAGCTGGCCCATAGCCGCTGGCGTAGTTTTTCTCGTCAGTGGGTTAGTGAGCATAAATCCGACTCTCTTGATATCAGTTGGCTGAAAGATGCGGATAGTATTGATGCTGCCAATTTGCCGGAACCGGGTGTGCTTGCGGGTGAAGCGATGAGTGAACTGGTGCAGGCATTAGGAGAGTTGGATAGCCTGATGCGGGAGTTGGGTGAAGGTGATGTGGCGGATGGGCAGAAGGCGTTGTTGGCGGAAGTTATGAGTGGTATTAACCAATGA
- a CDS encoding DUF805 domain-containing protein encodes MPLTGDHFERHFFDKISYIFLSILRKMMEYFIDAFRKYAEFNGRASRKAYWMYYLFYLLFYLVAGGLDAFGGAGLFFALYCLTVLVPGIAITARRLHDTDRSGWWQLIYLIPVIGWIVMLVFLLQDSQPDNEYGNRPLS; translated from the coding sequence ATGCCTTTGACGGGCGATCATTTTGAACGACATTTTTTTGATAAAATTTCGTACATATTCCTGTCCATATTGAGAAAGATGATGGAATATTTTATCGACGCATTCCGTAAGTACGCAGAATTTAATGGTAGAGCCTCCAGAAAGGCCTACTGGATGTATTACTTGTTCTATTTGTTGTTCTATCTGGTAGCAGGGGGATTGGACGCCTTTGGTGGGGCCGGGCTGTTTTTTGCTTTGTATTGTTTGACCGTACTGGTTCCCGGCATTGCCATTACCGCTCGCAGGCTTCACGACACAGATCGTTCAGGTTGGTGGCAGTTGATCTATTTAATTCCAGTGATTGGTTGGATTGTGATGCTGGTTTTTCTATTACAGGACTCCCAGCCGGACAACGAGTATGGTAACCGACCCTTGTCATAA
- a CDS encoding AAA family ATPase, with amino-acid sequence MKIDKLCLTHFRCFEKAEFELGERMTLIIGDNAKGKTTILDALSVAMGGFLLGVPNSYVGETKKAFDRNLHAGDVQRYFLRNREKITTEFRENCSVEAYRTVAKHTSLHWRRLLKKAEGHTNNDHCRKLKD; translated from the coding sequence ATGAAGATCGACAAACTCTGTTTAACCCATTTTCGCTGCTTTGAGAAAGCCGAGTTTGAGCTTGGCGAGCGCATGACCCTTATCATTGGCGACAATGCCAAGGGTAAAACGACGATTCTTGATGCACTCTCTGTGGCGATGGGCGGGTTTCTTCTGGGCGTTCCTAATAGTTACGTGGGTGAAACCAAAAAAGCATTTGACCGGAATTTACATGCAGGCGATGTACAGCGTTATTTTTTACGCAACCGCGAAAAAATCACCACGGAATTTCGGGAAAATTGCTCGGTAGAAGCCTACAGAACTGTTGCTAAGCATACCAGCCTCCACTGGCGGCGACTGTTAAAAAAGGCAGAGGGTCACACCAACAACGATCATTGCCGAAAACTCAAGGATTAA
- the hsdR gene encoding type I restriction-modification system endonuclease, producing MAAKPGAQPSNFQFLAEHDSLFLELATAAERSFSSDPNTTLIKLRQLGEALAQHIASLCGITSEEPLSQNDLLYRLNRELSLDPKVREMFHILRKEGNKATHQFQTSHREAISGLRVARELAIWFHRSLTKNARFNPGPFLPPPDPSRQLRELHEQIEKLKADLSAANVELESSQQYKELDLKEKEEYKALAFEMDKEARQLQEQVKQHDQALEDLRKSYEAKLAEADARVKALTEKEQADERQTIAFQTATAGQQVNLDEEMTRILIDNMLTEAGWKTDTQELTWQKGARPEHNQFKAIAEWPTVKENGKRGWADYVLFHGLMPIAVVEAKRENVNVSGKIPQAEDYSRGLQIEPPLKAASELAGRSEPWSDGMGGYYIVPFVYSCNGRPYVPQIKEQSGIWFRDVRMPSNIKRALPQFHTPQGLKDLLDRSREAAEKALQNESYDYLNLRDYQQKAIEAVENTLSKDIRTALLAMATGTGKTRTVLGLMYRFLKTERFKRILFLVDRNALGKQANDTFMEAKLEQNQSLTQIYDVLAMKNVQVEPETRVQTATVQAMVQRIFASDNPPSIDQYDCIIIDEAHRGYTLDQEMTEGEMTTRDAAQYLSSYRRVLDYFDAVKIGLTATPAAHTKDIFGSPVYTYSYREAVADDWLIDYEPPIRYITKLAQQGIRFDESETVSVINTRTGEVEQENLKDELNFEIEAFNRRVINQSFNRVICDELVKELDPLGEEKTMIFCATDRHADMVKRLLDEAFERELGSTYNEAAVKKITGESNNPPELIKQFKNERYPNIAITVDLLTTGIDVPKICNLVFMRRVKSRILFEQMIGRATRRCDEIGKTVFRIYDPVDIFAAFDRENKNANSMKPLVKDPNITIEQLVEELTDPARLEQSLNISGDTEQETQADSNLSQLSQKLMRVLRKAEHKSDYNQPLKEKLQQLEELWGVEPKKLHTHLHRLGPKKAAEFIHQHAGLINQINDVKALTGSDYRPVISEHQDEVRERVQSYGIRQRPEDYLDSFNDFIKHQLNESAALSVVVNRPKDLTREQLKEVKMLLDAAGYNEAGLQAAVREQSHRDIAASIIGHIRRAALGEALMPFEQRVALAMDRIYTSHKWNTNQRKWLERLAKQLVFEVVVDQQFINERFAQQGGVKQFNKVLDDQLDNVLDLLGESLWEPAQAANG from the coding sequence ATGGCAGCAAAACCAGGTGCTCAACCTTCAAACTTCCAGTTTCTGGCAGAGCATGACTCGCTTTTTCTGGAGCTGGCAACAGCAGCCGAGCGCTCTTTCTCAAGCGATCCCAACACCACTTTGATCAAACTTCGCCAGCTGGGTGAAGCCCTGGCTCAGCATATTGCCTCACTTTGTGGTATCACATCAGAGGAGCCCCTGAGCCAGAATGACCTGCTCTACCGCCTTAACAGGGAGCTTAGTCTCGACCCGAAAGTACGGGAGATGTTTCATATCCTCCGGAAGGAAGGGAACAAAGCAACGCATCAGTTCCAGACCAGTCACCGGGAAGCGATCAGTGGCTTACGGGTGGCCCGTGAGCTGGCAATCTGGTTTCATCGTTCCCTGACAAAAAACGCCCGCTTTAATCCAGGCCCGTTCCTTCCTCCGCCTGATCCCAGTCGACAACTGCGTGAACTGCATGAACAGATTGAGAAGCTGAAAGCTGATCTCAGTGCTGCAAACGTTGAGCTGGAATCCAGCCAGCAATACAAAGAACTGGACCTGAAAGAAAAGGAAGAATACAAGGCTCTTGCCTTTGAGATGGACAAAGAAGCCCGGCAGCTTCAGGAGCAGGTCAAACAACACGACCAGGCTCTGGAAGATTTGCGTAAATCTTACGAAGCAAAACTGGCCGAGGCTGACGCCAGAGTCAAAGCGTTAACTGAGAAGGAACAGGCTGACGAACGGCAAACTATTGCCTTCCAGACAGCCACCGCTGGTCAGCAGGTCAATCTTGATGAAGAAATGACCCGAATCCTCATAGATAACATGCTTACCGAAGCCGGTTGGAAGACTGATACACAGGAACTGACCTGGCAGAAAGGTGCACGGCCCGAACACAATCAGTTCAAGGCCATCGCCGAGTGGCCAACAGTAAAAGAGAATGGCAAAAGAGGTTGGGCTGATTACGTTTTATTCCACGGTTTGATGCCCATTGCCGTGGTGGAAGCCAAACGTGAGAACGTCAATGTCTCCGGTAAAATACCTCAAGCAGAAGACTACAGTCGTGGTTTACAAATCGAACCTCCCCTGAAAGCAGCCTCTGAACTGGCGGGTCGCAGTGAACCCTGGTCCGATGGTATGGGCGGATACTACATTGTGCCATTCGTTTACTCCTGCAATGGTCGCCCCTATGTCCCCCAGATAAAGGAACAATCTGGCATCTGGTTTCGTGATGTTCGTATGCCAAGCAATATCAAACGTGCACTGCCTCAGTTCCACACGCCACAGGGGTTAAAGGATCTTCTGGATCGAAGCCGTGAAGCCGCAGAAAAAGCACTGCAAAATGAAAGCTACGATTACCTGAACCTGCGGGACTACCAGCAAAAGGCAATTGAAGCAGTTGAGAACACCTTGTCGAAAGACATTCGTACCGCACTGCTGGCCATGGCCACCGGAACGGGTAAAACCCGGACAGTTCTTGGCCTTATGTACCGCTTCCTCAAAACAGAGCGTTTCAAGCGCATTCTCTTCCTGGTAGACAGAAACGCCCTTGGCAAGCAGGCTAACGATACCTTTATGGAAGCCAAGCTGGAGCAGAACCAGTCGCTTACCCAGATCTACGACGTGCTGGCGATGAAGAACGTACAGGTTGAACCGGAAACCCGCGTCCAGACCGCCACAGTACAGGCCATGGTGCAGCGAATCTTTGCCTCCGATAATCCGCCATCAATAGATCAGTACGATTGCATCATTATTGACGAAGCACACAGGGGTTATACCCTCGATCAGGAAATGACCGAAGGGGAGATGACCACACGGGATGCAGCCCAGTATCTCTCGAGTTACCGACGAGTGCTGGACTACTTCGATGCTGTCAAAATCGGCCTGACGGCGACCCCGGCAGCCCATACCAAAGATATTTTCGGTTCACCCGTTTACACCTATTCCTACAGGGAGGCTGTTGCCGACGACTGGCTGATTGATTACGAGCCGCCCATTCGCTACATCACCAAACTGGCACAGCAAGGTATTCGCTTTGATGAGAGCGAAACCGTTTCTGTAATCAATACCCGGACGGGCGAAGTGGAACAGGAAAATCTGAAAGATGAGCTGAATTTCGAGATCGAAGCCTTCAACCGGCGGGTCATTAACCAGAGCTTTAACAGGGTAATCTGTGATGAACTGGTAAAAGAGCTGGACCCCCTCGGAGAAGAGAAGACCATGATCTTCTGTGCCACGGACAGGCATGCTGATATGGTCAAAAGGCTACTTGATGAAGCCTTTGAAAGAGAGCTCGGCAGCACCTACAACGAAGCTGCTGTGAAAAAAATCACTGGTGAAAGCAACAATCCGCCAGAGTTGATCAAACAGTTCAAAAATGAGCGCTACCCGAATATCGCTATCACTGTCGATCTGCTCACCACAGGCATTGATGTACCGAAAATCTGTAACCTGGTATTTATGCGTCGGGTGAAGTCCCGTATCCTTTTTGAACAGATGATTGGCCGTGCTACCCGCCGCTGCGATGAGATCGGCAAAACGGTGTTTCGCATTTACGATCCCGTGGATATCTTCGCAGCCTTTGACCGGGAGAACAAAAACGCCAACAGCATGAAGCCGCTGGTGAAGGACCCCAATATCACGATTGAGCAACTGGTTGAAGAACTCACTGATCCCGCCAGACTGGAACAATCACTCAATATCTCCGGCGACACCGAACAGGAAACCCAGGCAGACTCCAATCTCAGTCAGCTCAGCCAAAAGCTGATGCGGGTGTTGCGCAAAGCAGAACATAAATCTGACTACAACCAACCACTTAAAGAGAAGCTGCAACAACTAGAAGAACTCTGGGGCGTAGAACCGAAAAAACTGCACACCCATCTGCATCGGCTGGGCCCAAAAAAGGCAGCAGAATTTATCCACCAACATGCTGGCCTGATCAACCAGATTAATGATGTGAAGGCGTTGACAGGCAGCGACTATCGCCCTGTGATCTCTGAGCATCAGGATGAAGTCCGCGAACGGGTGCAAAGCTATGGCATCCGCCAGCGCCCGGAAGACTACCTGGACAGTTTCAACGACTTTATCAAACACCAGCTGAATGAATCCGCTGCCCTGAGTGTGGTGGTCAACCGACCAAAAGACCTTACCCGTGAACAGCTTAAAGAGGTGAAAATGCTGCTGGACGCTGCCGGTTATAACGAAGCGGGTCTGCAGGCCGCCGTGCGTGAACAGAGCCACCGGGACATTGCGGCCAGCATCATCGGTCATATTCGCCGCGCCGCCCTGGGTGAAGCTTTGATGCCCTTTGAGCAGCGGGTCGCCCTGGCAATGGACCGCATCTACACCAGCCACAAATGGAACACCAACCAGCGCAAATGGCTGGAGCGGCTGGCCAAGCAGCTGGTCTTTGAAGTGGTGGTGGACCAGCAGTTTATCAATGAGCGTTTTGCCCAGCAGGGTGGGGTCAAACAGTTCAACAAAGTGCTGGATGACCAGCTCGATAATGTGTTGGATCTGCTGGGTGAGAGCCTGTGGGAGCCAGCGCAGGCAGCTAATGGTTGA
- a CDS encoding restriction endonuclease subunit S — protein MSSSMLPDGWIACELSDLGNVVTGKTPSTKVKDNFGGNIPFIKPGDLDHGGVIKQTANTLSEAGLQSVPAIPANSIPVTCIGNLGKVGITTQLSATNQQINTLIPHTDLSTKYLYYQACTLKPWLESESSATTVAIINKGRFSKAPIRLAPLTEQKIIAQKLDTLLAQVESTKARLERTRETLKRFRQSVLAAAVSGKLTEEWRGSASYLSTPLGLSKSKLSLEVPCKWTIQKLSDACEVVSGNAFKSKDFVDVGVVPAIKISNVQYGEFLEKNQQYLPDDYLERYKAFLVESGNVLMALTRPITNDTLKVCRYPKGNPVGLLNQRVCMFHFRKDSEKFFLETVFQSEYFKAQVADNLSETLQPNLSPKNLKNFLIAMPDHAEQTEIVRRVEHLFTHADTIEKQTEAALTRVNNLTQSILAKAFRGELTAQWRAENPELISGENSAEALLAKIKAEHATLTTKKGGKPRTPKAWKTAGA, from the coding sequence ATGAGTTCTTCAATGCTCCCCGATGGTTGGATAGCCTGTGAGTTATCTGATTTAGGTAATGTTGTTACTGGAAAAACACCTAGTACCAAGGTGAAGGATAACTTTGGTGGCAATATTCCATTCATCAAACCTGGTGACTTAGATCATGGCGGCGTCATAAAACAAACTGCGAACACCTTAAGTGAAGCGGGCCTACAGTCTGTTCCAGCAATACCCGCAAACTCTATACCTGTTACTTGTATTGGTAATCTAGGTAAGGTTGGTATCACAACTCAATTATCAGCCACTAACCAGCAAATAAATACCTTAATTCCACATACTGATTTGAGTACGAAATATCTGTATTACCAAGCATGCACCTTAAAGCCGTGGTTGGAATCTGAATCATCTGCGACAACGGTAGCGATCATCAATAAAGGACGTTTTTCAAAAGCTCCTATCAGGCTGGCTCCATTAACCGAACAAAAAATAATCGCCCAAAAACTCGACACCCTGCTGGCACAGGTAGAAAGCACCAAAGCCCGCCTTGAACGCACCCGCGAAACCCTGAAGCGTTTCCGGCAATCGGTACTGGCTGCTGCTGTGAGTGGGAAGTTGACGGAGGAGTGGCGGGGATCTGCATCCTATCTATCAACGCCTTTAGGGTTATCGAAATCCAAGCTATCGCTTGAGGTGCCATGTAAATGGACGATTCAAAAACTCTCTGACGCATGTGAGGTTGTATCTGGCAATGCCTTCAAGAGCAAAGATTTTGTTGATGTAGGGGTTGTACCTGCAATCAAAATATCTAATGTTCAATATGGTGAGTTTTTAGAAAAAAACCAGCAGTATTTACCAGATGACTATTTAGAGAGATATAAGGCATTCTTGGTTGAGTCAGGAAATGTACTAATGGCTTTAACAAGGCCTATAACCAACGATACTCTCAAGGTATGTAGGTACCCTAAAGGCAATCCTGTCGGCTTGCTGAATCAGCGAGTCTGCATGTTTCATTTTCGAAAAGATAGTGAAAAATTCTTTTTAGAAACAGTTTTTCAGTCGGAATACTTTAAAGCTCAGGTTGCAGATAATTTATCTGAAACGCTTCAGCCAAACTTATCACCAAAAAATTTGAAAAATTTCCTGATAGCTATGCCTGATCATGCTGAACAAACCGAAATAGTCCGCCGTGTAGAACACCTCTTCACCCACGCCGACACCATCGAAAAACAAACCGAAGCAGCACTGACAAGGGTAAACAACCTCACCCAATCCATCCTCGCCAAAGCCTTCCGTGGCGAACTCACCGCCCAATGGCGTGCCGAGAACCCGGAACTGATCAGCGGCGAAAACTCCGCCGAGGCACTTCTGGCAAAAATCAAGGCAGAACATGCTACATTGACAACAAAAAAGGGCGGCAAGCCCCGAACCCCAAAAGCTTGGAAAACCGCCGGAGCATAA
- a CDS encoding putative phage abortive infection protein — protein MSKNNTILISSALLIISAWLGSGILLYKTPNHAELGDMFGVINSLFSGLGLAGLIYTLLLQRESLETQRNELKKQESELKNQSEELEKQRFESSFIQILQIHNNLTRSLRIFDEKSDKFIHGVDCFSYLLQELYATSPDFTGVTSGIYPRDKESFQEAYNKLRNKYDNNFSHYLRSIYHLLKFIDSSSIDEKSKPPFYKMVRGRLTSDELRVIFYNCIYHEKDDFNNLIANTALLKYIPNKEWSAESEKYNLKPESFG, from the coding sequence ATGAGTAAAAACAACACCATTCTAATTTCATCAGCACTATTGATCATTTCAGCATGGCTTGGGTCCGGCATCCTATTGTATAAAACCCCAAATCATGCAGAACTTGGTGACATGTTTGGAGTCATTAACTCACTCTTTTCAGGGCTTGGACTTGCGGGTTTAATCTACACACTTTTACTTCAGAGAGAAAGTCTTGAGACCCAGAGAAATGAGCTGAAAAAGCAAGAGTCAGAACTCAAAAATCAAAGTGAGGAATTAGAGAAACAAAGATTCGAGAGTAGTTTTATACAAATACTTCAGATCCATAACAACCTTACCCGTTCTCTGCGAATATTCGATGAAAAAAGTGACAAATTCATCCATGGCGTTGATTGCTTCTCATATCTGTTACAAGAACTATACGCCACGAGTCCTGACTTTACAGGAGTGACCTCTGGAATTTACCCAAGAGATAAAGAATCCTTCCAAGAAGCTTATAATAAACTGAGAAATAAATATGATAATAATTTCAGCCATTACCTCCGTTCAATCTACCACTTACTTAAATTTATAGACAGTTCAAGCATTGATGAAAAAAGCAAGCCTCCATTCTATAAAATGGTCCGGGGACGACTGACCTCAGACGAACTCAGGGTTATTTTTTATAATTGCATCTACCATGAAAAAGATGACTTTAATAACCTGATCGCAAATACCGCACTCTTGAAATATATACCTAACAAAGAGTGGAGTGCCGAGTCAGAAAAGTACAACCTGAAACCAGAGTCCTTTGGCTGA